In a single window of the Hippoglossus hippoglossus isolate fHipHip1 chromosome 7, fHipHip1.pri, whole genome shotgun sequence genome:
- the LOC117764821 gene encoding inactive dipeptidyl peptidase 10, which produces MIATTQQNMTTELDLGSSDGPPRNWKGIGIAMVVILAVMSLVILSVILLTPDESHLLLRSHLTMEDLESEDFKVHDPRVAWLSENEVAVRTREGHVLSFSLNSNLTSTLLDNSSLDLTTTKFQVSADKRFVLLAYNIQPVFSQSFTASYAIYNVANGDLLELRPAEREKAALQFASWGHQGNQLAYVLDGDIYYKPSVAGKPLRLTTTDQGQNVVNGISDWTYEEEVLLTYVAHWWSADGARLAYLSINNSATPVMEIPQFLGGLYPSNLLFPYPKAGSSIPSVSLFVVNLYGPAHTLEMIPPDSLRARESYISMVTWISTTRLAVRWLNRAQNQSVLCVCEATTGACSEKHKMAMDIMQNQRQEVPLFSADGSMFYTILPAKQGARGEFHHIAGLSAQPAIPSVPPRFLTSGSWDVTLLCALDEKAGKIYFLSTEESRQSRHLYSVDLDGVFQRQCISCDLIDGCSFFKSEFSPNQTHFTLYCLGPGIPKVTVHSTKDPFRYVVLEDNSPLSRALEDKRLPETLFRTLPAENHDLHLKLSLPQGYEANLHPLLIIVDGVPGSQSVTEEFSLDWPQVLSSSQSVALAWVDGRSGVGRGQKTAALDTRKLGSLRVKDYLGVVELLMQLPYIDDRRMVLYGKAFGGYLTLKMLAATDKLFQCTAAVAPITDFRLYSAAFSERYLGLPAKEEHAYSTASLLEEVNKLKDENFIILHGTADARVHFQHSAELLSRLVRVEANYSLQLYPDEGHVLREPRSVHHFQRTVVNYLQTCLKQSVLLEPIEDDDDEEDDD; this is translated from the exons ATGATTGCCACAACTCAACAGAACATGACCACGGAGCTG GACCTGGGGAGTTCAGACGGTCCCCCGCGGAACTGGAAGGGCATTGGAATTGCCATGGTGGTGATCCTGGCTGTCATGTCTCTGGTCATTCTCTCCGTCATTCTCCTCACGCCTG ATGAATCTCACCTGTTACTCCGCTCCCATCTCACCATGGAGGATCTGGAGAGCGAGGACTTCAAGGTTCACGACCCCCGTGTAGCCTGGTTGAGCG AAAACGAAGTGGCTGTCCGCACCCGAGAGGGACACGTCCTGTCCTTCAGCCTCAACAGCAACCTCACCTCCACGCTGCTGGACAACAGCTCCCTG GATCTGACCACGACTAAATTCCAAGTGTCCGCAGACAAGAGGTTTGTCCTCCTGGCGTACAACATTCAACCA GTGTTCTCTCAGTCCTTCACAGCCTCCTATGCTATCTACAATGTGGCTAATGG GGATCTGCTGGAGCTGAGGCCTGCGGAGAGGGAGAAGGCAGCGCTGCAGTTCGCTTCCTGGGGACATCAGGGCAACCAGCTG GCCTACGTGTTGGACGGAGATATCTACTACAAACCGAGCGTGGCCGGCAAACCGCTGCGCCTCACAACCACGGACCAGGGGCAGAATGTGGTGAACGGGATCTCTGACTGGACCTATGAGG AGGAGGTGCTCTTAACCTATGTCGCTCACTGGTGGTCTGCGGACGGCGCCCGGCTGGCATACCTCAGCATCAACAACTCCGCCACCCCTGTGATGGAAATACCTCAGTTCTTAGGTGGCCTCTACCCGTCCAACCTGCTCTTCCCCTACCCAAAG GCTGGATCCAGTATCCCATCAGTCAGTCTGTTTGTGGTGAATCTTTATGGTCCTGCTCACACTCTGGAGATGATTCCCCCCGACTCGCTCAGGGCCAG AGAAAGCTACATCTCTATGGTGACTTGGATCAGCACCACCCGGCTCGCCGTTCGCTGGCTGAACCGCGCCCAGAACCAGTCGGTGCTCTGCGTGTGCGAGGCCACCACAGGGGCGTGCTCAGAG AAACACAAAATGGCCATGGACATCATGCAGAATCAACGACAG GAGGTGCCACTGTTTTCAGCTGACGGCTCCATGTTCTATACGATCCTGCCGGCCAAGCAAGGCGCTCGCGGAGAGTTCCACCACATCGCCGGTCTTTCTGCACAG CCTGCCATCCCGTCGGTCCCCCCTCGCTTCTTGACATCAGGGAGCTGGGATGTCACCCTGCTCTGCGCCCTGGACGAGAAGGCTGGGAAAAT CTATTTTCTGAGCACAGAGGAATCCAGACAAAGCCGACACCTTTACAG CGTGGACCTGGATGGAGTTTTCCAGCGCCAGTGCATCTCCTGTGACCTCATAGATGGATGCAGCTTCTTTAAGTCCGAGTTCAGCCCCAATCAAACCCACTTCACCCTCTACTGCTTAG GCCCTGGCATCCCTAAAGTGACGGTTCACAGTACAAAGGACCCCTTCA GATACGTCGTCCTGGAGGACAACAGCCCTCTGTCCAGAGCCCTGGAGGACAAGAGGCTCCCTGAGACCCTGTTCAGGACCCTCCCAGCAGAAAACCACG ATCTGCACCTGAAACTCTCTCTGCCTCAGGGTTACGAGGCCAACCTGCACCCTCTCCTCATCATTGT AGATGGTGTTCCGGGGAGTCAGTCGGTGACGGAGGAATTTTCCCTCGACTGGCCCCAAGTCCTCTCCAGCTCGCAGAGTGTGGCCTTGGCCTGGGTGGACGGCAGGAGCGGGGTCGGCCGCGGACAGAAGACCGCTGCTCTGGACACGCGCAAGCTCGGCTCACTGAGAGTCAAAGATTACCTGGGAGTTGTAGA GTTGTTGATGCAGCTGCCGTACATTGATGATCGCCGGATGGTCCTCTATGGCAAG GCGTTTGGTGGTTATTTAACTCTCAAGATGTTGGCTGCAACAGATAAACTCTTTCAGTGCACGGCCGCTGTGGCACCGATAACTGACTTCAGGCTTTACA GTGCTGCATTCTCAGAGAGATATCTCGGCCTTCCAGCGAAGGAGGAGCACGCTTACTCG ACTGCCTCTTTGCTGGAGGAGGTTAACAAGCTGAAAgatgagaatttcattattctACATGGAACTGCAGATG CGAGGGTGCACTTCCAGCACAGCGCTGAGCTCCTGAGCCGACTGGTAAGGGTGGAAGCCAACTACTCACTGCAGCTGTACCCAGACGAGGGCCACGTCCTGAGGGAGCCCCGCAGCGTCCATCACTTCCAGCGGACAGTGGTCAATTACCTCCAAACCTGCCTGAAGCAGAGCGTTCTCCTCGAGCCCATAGAGGACGACGACGACGAGGAGGACGATGACTGA
- the cs gene encoding citrate synthase, mitochondrial translates to MSFLTFSRLAPKLLSSQNANFLVAARNASASTTNLKDILADLIPKEQTRIKNFKQQYGKTNIGQVTVDMVYGGMRGMKGLVYETSVLDPDEGIRFRGYSIPECQQLLPKAPGGEEPLPEGLFWLLITGQVPTEEQVSWVSKEWAKRAALPSHVVTMLDNFPTNLHPMSQFSAAITALNSESGFARAYSEGVHKTKYWEFVYEDTMDLIAKLPCIAAKIYRNLYREGSSIGAIDSNLDWSHNFTNMLGYSDTQFTELMRLYLTIHSDHEGGNVSAHTSHLVGSALSDPYLSFSAAMNGLAGPLHGLANQEVLVWLTALQKEMGGEVSDEQMRDYIWNTLKSGRVVPGYGHAVLRKTDPRYACQREFALKHLPNDPMFKLVAQLYKIVPNVLLEQGKAKNPWPNVDAHSGVLLQYYGMTEMNYYTVLFGVSRALGVLAQLVWSRALGFPLERPKSMSTDGLMGLVGVKSG, encoded by the exons ATGTCGTTCCTGACGTTCAGCCGCTTGGCGCCCAAGCTCCTCAGCTCCCAG AATGCCAACTTCCTTGTGGCAGCCAGGAATGCCAGCGCATCAACAACA AATCTGAAGGACATTCTGGCAGATCTCATCCCCAAAGAACAGACCAGGATCAAGAACTTCAAACAACAGTATGGCAAAACCAACATAGGACAGGTTACTGTGGACATG GTCTATGGAGGTATGAGGGGGATGAAGGGTCTGGTGTACGAGACCTCTGTTTTGGATCCTGATGAG GGCATCCGTTTTCGGGGCTATAGCATTCCAGAGTGTCAGCAGTTGCTGCCTAAAGCTCCAGGAGGTGAGGAGCCGCTGCCCGAGGGCCTCTTCTGGCTGTTGATCACTGGGCAGGTGCCCACCGAGGAGCAG GTGAGCTGGGTGTCCAAAGAGTGGGCGAAGAGAGCAGCACTTCCCTCTCACGTCGTCACCATGCTGGACAACTTCCCCACAAACCTGCACCCCATGTCTCAGTTCAGTGCTGCCATCACAGCTCTGAACAGCGAGAGCGGCTTTGCACGGGCTTACTCTGAGGGCGTCCACAAGACCAAGTACTGGGAG TTTGTTTATGAAGACACCATGGACTTGATCGCCAAGCTGCCCTGCATTGCTGCCAAGATCTATCGCAACCTGTACCGCGAAGGCAGCAGTATCGGAGCCATCGACTCCAACCTGGACTGGTCCCACAACTTCACCAACATGCTGGGCTACAGTGACACCCAGTTCACTGAGCTAATGAGACTCTACCTCACCATCCACAG TGATCATGAAGGAGGCAATGTCAGTGCCCACACCAGCCACTTGGTGGGCAGTGCTCTGTCTGACCCCTACCTGTCCTTCAGCGCCGCCATGAATGGTCTGGCTGGGCCTCTGCACGGTCTGGCCAATCAG GAGGTGCTGGTGTGGCTGACTGCTCTGCAGAaggagatgggaggagaggtGTCTGATGAGCAGATGAGGGATTACATCTGGAACACACTCAAGTCTggaagg GTGGTGCCAGGCTATGGTCATGCTGTCCTGAGGAAGACGGACCCACGTTACGCCTGCCAGCGTGAATTTGCCCTGAAGCATCTGCCCAACGACCCCATGTTCAAGTTGGTTGCCCAGCTTTACAAGATTGTCCCCAATGTGCTGCTGGAGCAGGGTAAGGCCAAGAACCCCTGGCCCAACGTGGACGCTCACAGTGgagtgctgctgcag TACTATGGAATGACTGAGATGAATTACTACACGGTGCTCTTTGGTGTGTCCCGAGCCCTCGGCGTGCTGGCTCAGCTGGTGTGGAGTAGAGCCTTGGGCTTCCCCTTGGAGCGCCCCAAGTCCATGAGCACGGATGGACTGATGGGACTGGTGGGAGTCAAGTCAGGCTGA